TCTAGCATTATTATACAATGCTATGTAAGTACAAACCAATTAAATTCCACTGCTAAGAAACTTAACTTAGAGAAAACGTTTTCTCTATGCTGTATTGCATCCATGACGTAAGCAACCGGTTCCGGTCTAGATTGTTTGCCCAACATCGACCCAGTTTCATTTAAAACCAAATTGCAGCATGCCATAAATTACTGTAATCCAAACgggttttgtttcaatttttaacaaatgttcaAACTTTTACACACTGGTAAACATTCGCTGGAGagaatataaataatttattcgtaGTCTGTGACTAATGTGTACTTTCTAAATAGCGCCGAACGCCTCACAGTTCATCTTTCGGATGACCGTAGAGATCCACGGTCAATTCATCGATGTTACCCATAATTTCCTTCCTGTAATCAGTCAGTTCGCTGTCTTCATCTAACCGGTGATCCAGATTGTTTCGCAGCACTAGCAACGTGTGCCGGAACAGCGGACACTGAGCCCACGGTTCGTGGCACAGCTGTTTGCAAACCTTCAATGCTTTCACCGCCTCATCGATCAGGTTGTCTTCCGGTATGAGAGCTGCCTTGTGTTGGTGAAAGAATTCTCCAGCATGTTTGCAAAATTCCGTCCGCTCTAGCCCCTCCGTTAGCTTCGTCGAGCGGTACTGCTCTACAGTCGTTGGATCGGTTTGCCCTGCCGCTCCGGTAGCGCTGCGGTAATCCTCCAGCAAGTCCGCAATCAGTTGCAGCACCTTTACCTTAACCTTTAGCTCGACCTTCTTTTCCCACACACCGTACAGCACACTGTACCCATGCGGTGTTAGTAGCTGTTTCTGGGCAAAGGGAAACTTTCGTACTAGGCTGCCGAACGCGTACAGTGCGGCCGAAAGTTCGTCCGTGGACGAGGCGCGCCCGAGTGCGGTGAGCAGGTTAGAGCCACCATTGCGCTCGATCAGTGCGACCTTTGCCTTGGGATTGTTTTGTACGACCGTGCCTAGCAGCTTGAGTGCTTTTGTGCGCGTAAGGCCGTCCTCGGTGCGGTTTATGGTGGGCCAGATGATTTTCTCCACACCACCACGGTCAATGAACTGTAGGGCGTTATCGATTTGGTGGGCCAGGTACTCTAGATCCTCGAACAGTGCGTCCAATTCCTGTCGCTCCGTAGGGGATGTTTTCTTAATTGCTTCTTCGAAACGGCCAAACAAATCGGTCATAATTTCACTGTCGCTTTTCAGCTCCACATTTGCATCCTTGAGCTCTTGCTTGATTTGTTCGTAGCTCTTAAACCGGCCACGACCTGCCTCATCGGCAGCTTCTTCCTCATACTCATTAGCTGGAATATCCTTAAGGGCTTCCTTGAGCGCTTCCAGTTTCATACCACCTACGGTTCCTGGGTCGTTTGCACTTGTTCCAGCTAGCTGGTGATGTTTAACTTCCTCTCCCGGAACCATCGATAGGGAAGAATCCGTACCGCCCTCCTCTTTGTCCAGTAGTTTGGCTTCCTTTTTACCACTGCTTAAGTTGATCCTTACGTGCAGTCCTTCCGGGATTGATTGGCCTTCCTTAATCTCCTGCCATTCGTGGGTTGGCACGAACTTGGATTCATTCGAACCGCCGGTCGCCACTTGTGTAGTGACGGAAATCACCACTAAACTTAACAATAGCACTATCCTCCGTACGGAAGCTATCATGTTGAATCAGAACTATGGATGGGAATAGTCTCGTGCACAATCTTTTTATACAGATTTCACAAATTCTGATGAAATAAGCATGTTTTCTTGAAGAGATGGCTCTGGtttgaaagttttgttttgaaagatACACGTCATAGAATTGAGGTTATGATGTGTAGTCGAGCAGCTTTGACAGCTCGCGAGTCGCGTAATATTTTCGAGCACTGTCGGatgtaaacaaatcaatttcgAGCAAAACGGCGCAattttttaatgcaattttgattcatttgaattttttggATACTTTTCAACGTATTAAAAAATCGAATACAGTTTGCCAATTCTTTTATGAACGgtctttccttttattttaaacagcGTATCTGTTtctttgcaaaataaaagctTTGGGACATTTCTCTAATTCTAATTTCTATTTTCATACGATAGTAGACTGCATAGACAAATTTTCGCTTATCCTTTCCAGACAATGATCTCCTGTGTGTTACTGGTCGGACTGCTCGTCCTTTATATGGTCTGGGATGTGAACTATTTCCTGCGGTGCGTAGCAACCCTCGGCTACGGTATGCTGTTTCAACGCAAACGGAAAGTTACAGATCAAACCGCCATCTACAGCCTTTGCACGACACAGGACGTGGACATCTTCATCCGGCACATGAACAATGCTCGGTATCTACGAGAACTGGACTTTGCACGCTTCCACTTTTACGGCCTTACTGGGATCTACGGTAAAATTAAGGCCAAACGTGGCGGTGCAGTACAGGGAGCGTCCAGTGTGCGCTATCGACGAACGATCCCAATCTTTACCGCCTATAAAATCACCACCAAGCTGGTCTGGTGGGACGACAAAGCTATCTATCTGGAGCAACAGTTCGTGACGTTAGCGGATGGTTTCGTGCGTGCCGTTGCCATGTCCAAACAGTGTATTACTAACGTTGACGTGCTGGCACTGATGAAGGAATTCCCTGGAGCGGAACAGAGGCCACCCATGCCGGAGGAATTGAAGCTATGGCTCGATTCAATTGAGATGTCTAGCCAGAAGCTGCGGAAGGATAAATAGGATAGGACGCAAACTTCCGGGATGATATTCCATCTTCGAGTGTTAATGGGGGCATTATACTTAagaattttgttttgggaaaaaaacatgggTATGGTACTTCTTGCCATTGCAAGAAAAGACAATTAAATAACATTTAGTATGTAAGTACGTTGCGATAGCATGCGTCATTATCTCAGGTATTACTTGACAATAAACTTTTCGGAACATTGGTACACCAAGGGTCacaaaagggtttttttacgATGACCCTTTTATTGAGGTACATAATACTTCTACCCAACCCCCCGGCTCTCCGTAGTGCACTTGTCTAATAATTTATCCCTTGCTTATGTGTAACCTACCTAAAACCTATGACTGGAACTAGACACTCAACATTCGAATGGAAGAAAAGCTAAAATATCTTCCGCACCACGGCCCAGTTCACTGTCCACGGTACGTTTTAACAGATCAACATAGGTGATGAGATATTTTACCAGATTTTCATCTAGAAATATCACTATCTTACGCTCGGTATCGTCAGTTGAACCATCCCGTTCGTGCTCATCACAGCCATCTTCCAGCATTCGGTCCATAGCCGTTGGTGAACTGCTTTCATCGTGCAAAAGCAACAGCCCCGAACGGTCCATTTCCTCCTCTGCAACGCTTACCGTGGATGATCGCTCGATGTCTAGCACGACCGATCGCTGATCAATAATGGTAGGTTCGATCACACTATCATCCATACCGATCGCTTCTTCGCTCTGCTCTAGCGGCCTAGTGTTGTTCATTGTCGTGTTTGCTCTGTTGCTTGGGCCGGTTTTGCCGGAAGTGTGCGGGACCGCTGCATTGCCAACGATCCGTGGAAGCTGCATGGTGGAATCCCGCACAAAATCATACGTACGGCTCGAGATCGGATACTGATCGTAGTCGGAgcagggtggtggtggaaccTTGGGACGAACACGAATGATGAGCCTTGTCGCATCGCTTTCCTCGTCCGTATCGAAAAACACTGTCTTCGGATCGAGCACCTCCAACAGTTGGCATTCGTGTACGTCGTACAGCACGAGTGCCTTACTGTAGATTGCAACCAGCACCAATCGATACTCGCCGTGTGTAGCTAGCGTTGCCTGGACGGTGAATAGCAGCGATCCTTCGCCGACGGCTTGCGGTTCCCACAGTGCTTTGTGAGGAATTGGTTCCAGTCGCTGCAAGGATTGCCGTGAATGAAGCTTCGGTGTGGGCAGTGTGTTGTAACCGACGCTCTGCAGCATTCCTTGTCCGGTCAGTGCGACCAGTTCGGCCGCACCACTGATGGGTTTGGCAAAGGCTCCGACAATACCCTTACCCATGCCCGTCACTACACCAATCGGGTTCGTGGCCTGCAACGGGTGATGTGCTAGTCCACCAACGGCTCCGAGCAGACTGATGCCGAGCCCGGTGAGGCCCTGGGTAAACCCGTCCGTCATGCCCTGTGGGCGGCGGCGTCGTAACGCATCCGTACGTTGCACGTGTTCCGAATCGAGCGTTAAACGATCGAGATTGCGCGAAACCGATTGGGCTAATTTCGTGACCGAATTCACCGTACCAGCGGTGATGTTTCGTATCAGCGACGCAGAACCCTGGGTCACACCTACCAAGAAACCCCACGGTCCCCGGAACAAACCCTGCACAGGCAAGGATACAAAATCCCGCAAACCGCTCGTTACCGAGCGTGCCAACCCGCTCGGACTGCCAAGTATTTCCAGCGAACCGATCACCCAACCGCCACCAAAGATCGCACCGGACAGGTAGTGCATGCCGACCACATTACCAAACTTGATCGGTAGCGAACGGACCGAGCGACGCTCGAATGCCGCAAATTCGAGCGGACTGTGATCGAGCGCAATATACAAGCGCATGCAGGCGTGCACGGAAAGCAGCACGGCGAGCGGTTCGATGCGTACGCACCGGAATTTGATCGGTTCGGCCAGGTATCTTGATTGCAGTATAACAGCGCGCGGAACGAGCACTTCTCCCGGTTGGCAGCGGATGCGAATGGGCGTTACATCACTATCACGCTGCTCGTAAAGCATACCCGCCGGAAGACACTCCATCAGGTAGTCCAC
The Anopheles moucheti chromosome 2, idAnoMoucSN_F20_07, whole genome shotgun sequence genome window above contains:
- the LOC128309471 gene encoding nucleotide exchange factor Sil1 — its product is MIASVRRIVLLLSLVVISVTTQVATGGSNESKFVPTHEWQEIKEGQSIPEGLHVRINLSSGKKEAKLLDKEEGGTDSSLSMVPGEEVKHHQLAGTSANDPGTVGGMKLEALKEALKDIPANEYEEEAADEAGRGRFKSYEQIKQELKDANVELKSDSEIMTDLFGRFEEAIKKTSPTERQELDALFEDLEYLAHQIDNALQFIDRGGVEKIIWPTINRTEDGLTRTKALKLLGTVVQNNPKAKVALIERNGGSNLLTALGRASSTDELSAALYAFGSLVRKFPFAQKQLLTPHGYSVLYGVWEKKVELKVKVKVLQLIADLLEDYRSATGAAGQTDPTTVEQYRSTKLTEGLERTEFCKHAGEFFHQHKAALIPEDNLIDEAVKALKVCKQLCHEPWAQCPLFRHTLLVLRNNLDHRLDEDSELTDYRKEIMGNIDELTVDLYGHPKDEL
- the LOC128309473 gene encoding protein THEM6; the protein is MISCVLLVGLLVLYMVWDVNYFLRCVATLGYGMLFQRKRKVTDQTAIYSLCTTQDVDIFIRHMNNARYLRELDFARFHFYGLTGIYGKIKAKRGGAVQGASSVRYRRTIPIFTAYKITTKLVWWDDKAIYLEQQFVTLADGFVRAVAMSKQCITNVDVLALMKEFPGAEQRPPMPEELKLWLDSIEMSSQKLRKDK